The window atccatccatccatcttccaaactGGCTGAATCCCTTTTAGGGGTCATGAAGTTGCTGGAgtcaacccagctactgttgagtgAAGGTGGGGGTACATCCGTTGCAGGACCACACACTCATAtttacacctagggacaatttagagaaaccaagtaacctatgaagcatgttttaggACTGTAGGAAGGAGATTGAgatcccagagaaaacccatatattcacaaggagaacatgcaaactccacacagaaagaaccctgtcaggatttgaaccaggcccTTGTCTCTATGAGGCacgagtgctaaccactaccccaGCAAGCTCCATCCAAAGGGAAGTTAGAGAGAAGAGAAGGGAAGAATAAAGTTAGATGcaaaaggcttttttgtttgcttccaAATAGAGGGAGGGCAGTAAACTGGAAGGGGTAAAACTGTCCCCAAACGTCCACAAGAAGGTTGTGGAGCAGAGAAGTCCTCCGTCTGCTGCACGTGTCGGCTCCTTTGGACATTCTGAGCATCAGCAGTGAAAACAGACGTCTGACTCAGGAAATGTTCAAATGTCCTCTTGGTTGATTGGAAAGATGAATACTGTGAGTCTTACCAAACCAGGATttaaaatatgtggcattttgGGGATAACTTTGGCTGCAATTGTCAATTTGTAtcatattttcatgttttctcatTCACTTTGAATATAAATGATGAttgtttaacccccccccccccccccccccccccctgcacgcgcacacacagTCTGGCAGTGAGTAAGTGTCTGATTGATGAcagcagcagtgaagcagcaCTCCTCCAGATGTCACATGACGCCTTCTGTCCTCCTTTCCATCCTCATCTGAACTTCCTGCTCCCCATCCAGGTCGTTCTGGTTTGTGCTGCTCTCCATCGCCGAGCCGCGTGGTCGTTCCCAGACTCATTTCCGGTTCTTTCAAATGTCTTTCAGTGCTGAACAAAGGTCAGTGTGTGACCAAGTATTACCGCTGGATCCAGAAAAACGGCGGTTACATCTGGATCCAGTCCAGTGCCACCATCGCCGTCAATACCAAGAACTCCAGCGAGAAGAACATCATCTGGGTCAACTATGTTCTCAGGTGGGAATGAAGCCAACATGGACACTAGCAGAGGATCATTATCCAGACTGTTGTTTGCCTGAAGCTCCAGTCGATCTCCTCATAAGTCAAAAGCTTTCTTTAGCTTTTGGTGTTTGTTCCTGAACAGCTAAAGTCCTTcatgaaatcattttttcttctttatagcATCTTCAAAATTACCACTTTAGCGACGTTCACTCCGCTCTCTGCAACGTGCGTTCCACTTTCAAaggaaagtctatgtaaatgctcGCGTTTAGAACTCTTCACATTCTCTCAGAGCTACAGAAGTTTCTCACAACCGTATCTGGGCTCCACGTACAAAACACACGTCCACTGAAACCGCGTTGAACCCGGGGGCTCACATTTAGAAGTGACCCATGGATGACGTGCCCTTTAACCCAAAAAAGTggcaaattaataattgtgttttgttcccagctggaattctatgacaccaaatcCTTCATTTGTGGGAATAGAGCTGGGAAATTAAAAGCTTGAAGCAAGATTCACCCATTTTGCACCACTTTGGCATGtcacatcaagcctcttccagctgtggcAGACATACGCTGGTAAatggtagaaaaagaagaagcccctccttgcttgtccagtgtgaacaccataggctaaacacacattcaagaacTGGCCCTTAGCTCATTCTTGAATGTGTGTTATATGCCGGGTGAAGTGGAAACATTCCTGAAACAAGAGCCTTACAGATGAAGAATCAGGAGATCAGAACGTCTGTTTCAGTCCACCAGCCTCTTCTGGAAATGAAGGCTGAACGTTCTGTTGGATAAAAACGTCCTCTTCTGCAGAGTTGAAGATCATTATAACGACACACTGTCGCTCATAACATAACCTTAATCTGCCTCCAAAACATTGTCTTTGCAGTAATCCAGAATACAAAGACACGCCGATTGACATCTCTCAGCTGCCGAACCTGCCAGAGAAGACGTCCGAGTCATCTGAGAGCTCAGAATCCGAGTCCGAGTCCAAAGAAAACTCAGGTACGTTCAGAAGGAGCAGAAATCCTTGATGTGTGTGACTAAGGCTTCTCCAAATATAAGAAAGAGCGTTCATGTTGTTGATCAAATCTgcccacaaacacacctgcaggtcATTTTATCCAAAGCACCGTTCTGTTTGTTGGTTTGAAGCTCAAATGTGCAGCAGGAGGAGGTTAGAGCTTGTGGCGGGGGTGAAATCTTTGCTCAAAGGCGCAGTAGGACAGAAGAATTACCAAAACAGTCTGGTCCCTGCAGTCCTGACTGCTGCGGGACGTTAAAAAAAGTGAGGAAAAGCTCACAGTGAAATGCTGCTGCAGTCTCAGAGCTTCACTTCCACATGTaaggatgaggaagaggaggaggaggactcaGAAAGGGGCTGATTTCATCGTCTGCGCTGAAGgattggggggaaaaaggcaACCCAGCAGGGACCCAGACGCTCAGGTCCATTTGttcagatgaagatgaaggatgaagaggaggttcACCTTGACATGCTTCAGTCGTTGGCCTTCTCAGAAGGTTTTATGCCTGTCATGATGTGTCACTAGCAGCTGCTTGTGTGGGCGTGGCTTGTCAGACAAGGTCTATCCATGTTTGAGTGACCACGCCCCTTTCTGACGGCGTGTTTGCCTCCATgttctgtttctgttgttttgtttttaccttcGTAAATGTTTCTGGGGTTTCTGGTGAAGTTCTCTttctttgggttttgttttctttattttctttagtttgatggtctcccccaccaccaccaccagctgaCGGTGTGGTTGACATCATGTTTTGTGAAGTAAAGGTAGTGGAATGAAAAAATAGCAAACGTGAATAATACTCCACGAGGGGGTGTCTCCACTCACTGTTCTGTTTAAAAATCATATAAAGAGCTGGACCCCCCCCATAGTTTTCATTGGACATGTTTggacatttttggtttaaaacaaacataatagGAGTTATGACACATAAATGTGAGactcttttaaataaaaccttgAAACATTGTAGTTTAGTGAAGCTTTGTCgggtttttagacatttttcatggttttgaccttgtctttgctttttttggggggggggacttatacatctttattttgtctctaacagtttgatatttattataaaaaaaaaaatgtgttttttctcaatttttgttattttttgctgtGAAAAAATCCAATAATTCTTGCTCTGAATTgagttttttggacagtttcaggttcattgtGGATTTATAGTCCAATTTAGTGAAAGTTACGGGAGCAAATtgtaaaacagagaaaaaaaatgctccaaACGGCTCTGGAATACTAAGACTTACCTGTTTCAAATGCAGAGAAGTCGTTTTGTGAATCTTGGTGTCTGACAGACCTTGCAGGCTCATTGAAAAGCTGGAATTGTAAAATTGAGAGAATGTTTTTCGTCAGAGGCAGAGGAGCCGTTCCAGGCCGGACCTCCTCGTCTGTCCACCTCCCAAATCTGGACATTCAACACAATTATCACCCAAGACCAGGATTCTGGCCTGAAGCCGACGCTTCTTCACCTCCAGCATCGTCCTGGATGCTGTCTGCACTGCTTCGTCTGTGGATTGATGCCAGCTGCTGCTCAGGCGGCCTTGTCTCCGCCCCCAAACCGCCCAGGGCGCTCCGGCCCGCCGAGTGAAACGGCCACCCTCTGGCCTTCCTCATTGAGGATGCGGTCCATCCACACAGCGAGCAGGAAAAGGGCTGTGTCTGCTGTCTTTCAAGcctacagcagagcagagataacgtaaatgtttttaaaatgagagatttggctctttcatcccCGAGCTGAGCtcattttaaagtcatttctgcCACAAAGCTCAACAGAAGCAGACTTGTGAACAGCTGCTTCACTCAGGATGTAAATCTTTGTCcgtttaaaatgtcatttgcGTTCTGTTGTTAATAGAATATTGGCTTAACtagtttgaaagttttttttttttaaataagctaCAACTTTTCTGAACATTCAAATCAAACTAacctcatttaaataaatatttttgtataatTGAAGCAGCTGAGTCACCGCATGAAACCATCCTTCCAGGAGGAAGACGTGATCTTTAGCAGAGAGAGAAAACGAAAGGCAGGAACGGAAAGGAACTTTGAACCAAGAGACGTTGACAGGAAAACTGGAGTTGGTGACATGATGGAAAGAAGAAAAGTGAAGCTGCTGGATTTTCAAGAGACCAAATGGAAATTGAACAAAGCTTATGGACTAGAAGCAGCTTCAAAAAATTTGATCACGATGTGGATGGAAAGAGGAACGGCGGAGGAGAGATCCTGAAGGAGGAAACTGATCCGAATGTTCTGGAGCTGAAGAGAGCGTCTGACGGGATGATGGGTCTGAAGCTGGAAGGTGTGACGGCGAATGTTGTCAGTGGTGACGATCCCCAGCTAGGATTTGAgctagaaaatgacaaactcTGGAGGAGGATGGATGAGGGGGGGAGGACtttaatgccttagtcacatgcacccatgcAGAGGTTACCCCGGACGGGTGCctcaggtttttgggttgtccgggcccatggAAGGTGGCATCTTAAGGGGATCCCAGCTGTATCTCGCAGTTCTCTTGAGGCCCTTTAGAGACATCATAAAAGCGGAACGCACCATTGTCAGGGATGCATGCACTTATGACGTGCAGTGAGGTGCGCGCACCGGCTCCTTACCGACCTCGCACACATGGGGTGACACATACGTgcccgtaggatgtccacacacactACACTCTGCTGTACTCATCCCTTGAACACCACTAACAGACCCCTTGCAAAGTGCGCAGGATTTGGGaggattaaaaaatgaaaaatccaaatGACGTGCCTTCATCTCTTATACTTCACCCTTacgtgttcactacgacctgtcgctcGCAGCATGACCGTAggaaaacattttggctctacAGGGTCACCGAGTGATCTACGATCTTAACATTTTGTGTAGGCCACTTGTGTACCTTGCAcaggtttttctatttttcaaccGCAGACCGTAAGGGCAAACTAAGGATTGAGTTCTTAttagggtcaacagtccagagcaACAAAGTGTGGGAAACAGGTGAGGAGACGTGTgcaggaaggtttcaggtgtgacaTGTGACTAAAGAGGGTCatcacaaatgaaataaaaggtgTGGAAGACTgcggtgagagcagccatgtagGTGGTTTAGAGACTCTGACACAGAAACAggaggcagagatgaagatgttggcGTTCACTTtgggatcaggaatgaatccgtcagaggaacagatctagtagatgttctggagataaatgcagggaagcagctggagagggtttgagaggaggaagagtgatgatgttggtgaaaggatgctgaggttggcgctaccaggaaagagaggaaggccaaagaggaggttcCTGTATGTAGAGAAGGAGGAGACAAGGGTGGTTGGTGggagtgaggaggatgcagagaaaAAGGTTCTAGAAAAACTGACATAAACTGACATACACACTAAAAATTCCACCAACTTTAGGCTAAATTTATCAAAGTCATTTCACCCATCATTGAGAGTTGTGTGAGTCGTCCACAAGGAGTTACATTTGTGTCCACATACATGTTTCTAAACTTTGTTTTACTATTATTAATGTGAAATGATAGACAGTAAGTACCTTAGTTCATGGGTTTGAGCTTTAAAGAGAAAAGACTGAAAAGGATACTCAAAATAACAGCAAACTGAAGTTGtcgtgtttctgtttttatatacttgtagctttaaaaatgtttttttaaagtaaaattgaaGTTTTTATACACACTAAGAGGCCTTTATAGATTCCCTTATTGTAAGTCTTTCCAATTTTGCCCAGTGTTGGTGAGGCAAAGTTAGTAGTTGGCCTTTCAGAGTCAGATATCTTTAGAAAAGCATCAGATGTGGGTTTAGATTTATCCTCATTCCAGGATCAgttgtcccttttttttcctaaatgtgaGCTCTTCTCTTCACAGACAGCGAAAACACAAAACCTGAGGAGAAGTCGATCCAGCACCCTGAAGGAGACGCCGAGCCCGAGTTGGACGGCAAGCGGCAGCATCAGTCCTCCTCCCAGCAGGAGATGAAGCGGCACGAGGAGGacagctccagcaaccccgagAGCCAGGAGAGCGACGACAGCCTGGAAGCGTCTGACGGCGAGCAGGAGCACGACCAAGCAATAAGAGCGGGAGGCGGGACGGGGCCCGGGCTCGAACGGTTAGCCCGGCTGGGAAGCCTGGAAGGACTGAGTGCCATCAGTGGACTAGACAACTTAGGGGCGCTTCCTATTAAAGTGGAGCATTatggagaaggagaagaagcACAACTGCACAACTCTCTAACCTCCTCatcggaggaggaggaggacgaagaCGAAGCAGAGGGTGGGGAGGGGCAAGACTGCAACAATGCTGGCATCCAGAACTGtcgaaagaggagaaaagttcaaaaatggGACGGATCCAGAAGCAGGAGGCTCCGACTGTCCACGGCGCCCCCCAGCCCCGTAACGGCGGGGGAGGCCCCGTCGCAGGTTAACTCCTCAGGGGCCGCGTCCATCACCCCTCCTCACCTTCTGACCTCCGGAGGCTCCCCCAAGAGTGCAGCAGCATCTGTCCTGAAGATCAAGACGGAGATGGTGGAGCCCATCAACTTCGACAACGACAGCAGCATCTGGAACTACCCCCCCAACCGAGAGATCTCCAGGAACGAGGCCCCGTACAGCATGACCTCCAAACCAACCCCGGGGGGTCACGAGAGCTTCCCCCCATCGCAGGGCGGCGATCTACAGGTGGTCATTCCGGAGTCTGTGCTGACCCCCCCTGGAGCCGAGGGAGCAGGGGGCAGGAAGCCTCCCTTCAACGGAAACTccgctccttcctcctcctccagcgcAACAAGTTTGGCTCCTCCCTCAAACACGTCCTCCGCTGACCCCCTGTCCCCACCCCTGTCTGCATCCCCTAGGGACAAACTACAAGCCACTCCCACCAcctcgtcctcctcttcctcctcgtccaGCTCTTCGTCCTCCCTGGTGTATTCTGGGGACCTTGAAGCGCTGCAGCGTTTGCAGGCCGGTAACATGGTCCTTCCACTGGTTCACCGGGTCTCAGGGACTCTGGACTCCACCAGCACCGCAGCCTCACGTGTCTACACCACCGGCACCATCAGGTACGCCCCTGCGGACGTCACGCTGGCCATGGCACAGAGCAACCTGCTCCCCAACGCCACCATGAACTTTGTGGACGGCCCAGGATTTGGCCTGGATCCCAAGACGCCGATGGAGATGCTGTACCACCACGTCCACAGGCTCAACATgtctgccgccgccgccgccaccggCCCGTTTGTGGGCTCCCCGCCGCCCACGGGTAACGGCTCCCTGGGGGGCCAGGTGCCGACGACAGCCAACGTTTTCACCACAGCAGAGGGCCTTTTCTCCACGCTGCCATTCCCGGTCTACAGCAACGGGATccacacaacacaaacagccCTGGAGAGGAAGGAGGATTAACCCAAAACGCCCCAGACCGCACTACTGTGTTTCCAGAATCAACAGCTGTGTCAAAGACCTGTCGTTTGTGAAGTTCCGGAAAAATGTCCGACACGGTGCAGCACTGTGGAGAGCAGGGACCACACAGGTCCACAGAGGTACTCTAGCACTTTGAATTTGAGCGCGTTTGATAGACGGGAGGAACTTGACGCCTTTTCTAACTATTTTCTTGGTCATCCTTCACTCTTCCAGTCTTCTACTTTCACTTCTGCAGATGAACCTTTTTCTCTCAGAGAGACgaagaaaaacagactttatTCTTTCATAGAGTTCATAATGGAGCCTAAACGGGATCATTTTTACTGTCTCTGTTCCATCTCTATGAAACTGCAGATTGTATGTATTTAATagagaggaggtggagggaggggggtgagAGAAAAATATAAGCTACTCCTCCTCAGGAGTCTTGATGCAATCGAGGCTTGGAGAGAAAGTTTTTACGTCCAGAAGGAGCTTTTATTTCCACAAAGGTCTCAGAGGCAAGCATTTAAAAATAGGGTTTGGAGAATGTATTCTTAGTTAGCAGATTAGAAAAAGAGATTttgtttcttcctcttttctaaATAATGTCAGATTTTACTTGGGCCGTCGTAGCTCTGAGCTGGGCCACCTGTGAACTCTTGAATGTTCagttccctcctcctcctcacctgaGGGCTTTGAGCCAGGGCATCAGCTCCTCTCCATCTGTGTCGTCCTTCTAGCCGGGTTTCTGAACCTTTAATCTCTGAGCCAACCTTTCTGTCCGACCTGTGGTGCTAGTGACTGTCCAGTGACCCACATTCAGCTGGCTGAAGCGGGCGCTGCGCACTGACCGCCCATACAGAACGGTCGTTGTTCTTAGCGGGAAGAGAAGCTATCTTACCtttcctcttttgtttgtttggtctgTAAGAACATTAGAGCCTCTGATTTTGGAGATGACCTTAAAGTCTCTTCACATTTCACTCTAAAAGTCTGATTTGATCCACAAGAAACGGTGAAAATACAAAAGTTTTTCTTACTactttttcctcttcctgtttgttggtttttcttcCAACTCACCCATTGGCGCTCCGATTCTTCCAAAATCGGAGGCACTGCTAACTTGAATGTTGAAAACCTCGACCGGCtcctgtttttttggtttttgcggCACGACCGTGTTCTTCCCGgtttttcttctcctcttcttcctcttcaacCAGACTAACCTCTGCAAAACTCTTTTTTCGACGATCCGCTCTCTTCCATCTCATCGCCAGACCCTGTGATAAAACCAACACATATCAACGAAGAGATTGTAATAAAGACACGCATTTTCAATCAACCTTTCAAACAATCAATCAATGACTTCAAGGAAAGACTATTTCTTAACTTTGCTTTCTGGGGGGAACAAAAGTCCCTGTTTTCTGTGGTTGtccttctgttttgtctttttacttttcccGCCTCTGTTTCTaaccaaaaagagaaaaaagaagaaatgctaaTCTCACACGtttggtgttttaaaaacactgtGATTCTCActcaattgtaatttttttctttgatattttgGTAAAAAGATGAATAATTAATGGTATTAAGCTATCGCAGCCACTCGTTTCTAAGCTGACAGCCCTAcctttcccatcatgcctttctTCTTGTGTGATTAAGTCGTAAAAAGTGTTACCAATGtgttaagtgtcaaaaagtcTTTCATGGCGACTTCTCCGTGTGTGTTTACTATATGCAGTATATACTGAGCTACTGTAGCCGTTTTTGTCCCTTGTCTTCTCTGTGCTCTATCTCTCGTGTGGGGGGCGGAGAGGGAAGGGGTGGGGCTTTGAGGATGACCGGCATCCCCAGAAAAACCGCCGCCCTTTGACCCCGTGTCTGGCCTCCCGTCCCCTCTCTCTCTGCCGTCTTAGTGAAACCAGTGGAGGTCGTGGAGTTTCGTGTTTGGTGGCCTTTCTGCaagaacagaacaaaaaagcagcaaagtccGCCTCTTCTTTGGCTCTGCTTCCTCTTTTGTCATTGTAAACCGCTTCTTTTGGTTCGGTCACTGTTGCTTTTTGCTGTCGTGTGGTCTTACTGACAACTCTTATCTCGCCGTCTTCTTTctcagagatgaaaaaaaaaatgatgaactaCTAGCTCAAAGGTTTACGGAGCCATGTTTTCTGCCTCTGAGGAATTCTGGGACTCGAAAGCGTCCAGTGAAGTTTTAAAGGAATCTACGGAGAAATGAATTATTGTACATGTAGTCTGTGAATCCCAGAGTTCCTTGGGGTTTCTCCTGTGCATTGGGTGTATTTCAGTGGTTTCCACCAAAACTTGTTGACTTTCAGTGCAAATttctctgaaacaaaaaaaacaacaacacaaaaacaagaaaaggtgttaaaaaaaatgtgttcaaggaagaagaaaaaaaacgtggtCTTTCTGGAAACCTAATTTAGAAGGATTTTAAGGATTTCTAAAGAAACTTAAAGGAGAAAAAGTATTTCTCAatataaatctatttttatagGTGTTTTGGAGAACTAAACTGCATGTTTTGTCCGATGTGTTTCatccctcttttgttttttggtcactttttatttatgcagtaaccttgtttgtttgtttgttttgttacagTCTGTATCCGAGGGGAacaaacggggggggggggggcttttggagtaataataatgttttttgtgtgacagCAGCCCCCCCACATCAGGAAGTGTCTGTACCTGTGCTTTATGTCAAGAATCGATGTGTTGTTTTgagatttttaacaaaaagagcttaaaaaaaaaaaaagaagggtggggtggggggggttccTGAATCACAGCTTGAATGTTAATTCCCGCCATTCTGGAGCGTTTCACATTTTTGCGTTTTCTACCTGCTCTATGGCGAAGTCAGGGCACAAACTCAGAGCAGGGGCGGTGAGGGGGGggttcatgaaaaaaaaccaGGAAATACACCCACATGTAAGTCAAGCCAaacagcctcttccagctgttccagtggttcttttttctttctttctatgtTTTGTGTCAGAAATGACCATCTTGCTGGTGGTTTTGGAATCACAGCTGCTGTGAACTGCATACTGTTGAAGACCTGCAAATATGGAAAATCACTTCATTTAACTGTGAAGAAactgtgtctgtgtttttaacaactTCTTGTACAATTAAACAGATTCTTTTATGAGGAACTTGGTGCCGAGTAGCTGAAATACAGCAGAGAGGGAATCTCTTGTTGTCAATGTTAACAGTGTTATATAATTCTAAAtccaaacaaattaaaacataaaaaaagaaataaaccccAATggtacatttctattttttttgaaGGGGGGGGGTTGATTTCCGCCAGGgaacaaatatgaaaaaacacctaaaaccaACTTATGTGTAACTTTGAGTGcctgattttgtttgtttttctaagagCCACCTTTCTGTTACCATAACTAACACTGCAGGTCCTAAAGTGTGCACTCGTCATTTTCTTCCTGGGTTCTCATCCATTCAGAGGAGCATTTCACACATTGGTTTTCTGTAACCCAGTTTTACCATCCTCTAGGGGCCatattcataataaaaagatcTCTCAAATGTGTTACAGCATCATTCCTTTTGTTTGACACCTCCAACCATCCCTTCCACTCTCCACAcactgctgctgatgctgctgcgaGTCTGCGCACGCCGCCACCGGCTGCCCGCTGCCCCCAGCCTCACCGGAACTCAGACCCTTCCTTTACGGAGCTCCTTGAAGCTTACTGGTGCAAATACCTATCATCAGACTCTTTTGGCtccaaaatgacctccatttaGAATCTACATGAACGCAAAAACAGaagcgcttttttttttagctggaaATGATTCAGGTCGTCAAGAGGTTATGCtgcaaaaaaatagaataaatctTCTCAACTCCCCCAAAAACAGCCCTTGGAGAACAACGTCCCAGGAGAACAATCTGTAGCATCGGCCAGCCCAAACAACCCCCCCATTGCAGACACCCCcatggaaacattttgaaagaatgCAAATGCTAATAAACAAGAGCTAATAAGCACaaagcaaacattaaaaacGTAAGGATTCACCAAATTACACttaaaaaggctaaaaacaaaacatctttgaCTTcaggatttattattattgatctGAAAAACATCGATTTCTGGTTTTGGTTTACTTCAAACAattgcagaaataaataaaagaataaaaatggatGTGAAATCCATATGAATTcatgaacaaacaaaatgatGCTATTTTCTTGACAATATTATTCCTCCTCCCCACAAATATCCGTACAGTTAATGACACCCTGAATTAAATATGATAGTTGTCAAATAGAATTTAATTAATAGTTTTAAAGAAAGTGGgaagataattttttttacttctatttaCTGTTCAGAAAGTATCTTCTTAGCGTTTTCTCCAGTTCATTCACACAATCATTTCTGTCATCGTTGACTGCGACGACTCCAATGAAAGCGGAGCTCAATTTAAACGTCTAAAAGCTGATGTCTACACACCTTtatcccttgttctatcttagatgacccccacccttacattgacgtgttctccctaccatgacaaaggtggataaaggtggaaagatttcatgtaatccatggacaccagtgaagatcacaaatcattgaagaaaaaaggttcagaccactgtctagtgggtctagatgacccaactcccaatgttaaagtgcctaggatagcacaagggttaaacatgtcCTAAACATCAAGAACACCATTTCTGGGTTAGTCTGGCGGTTTATTCATCTATGGCCTAAGCTGATCCCACACACAGAAGACATCATTGTCCCAGAGCCAAAGATCATCTATACCTTTCTGTACAACAAATAAAGCTTTCCTCGCACCCAGTAAAGGCGGCAGTGGGCTGTTCCTCCATTCTGCTGCTAATTGATCAATTGTCAGCATGTGGTATTTCTTCAAAACCTTCCATCAGAgcatttttctgttgctttgAAACTGCTGATTTATAACTGTTCCCCTCCACCCAAAAAGGAGAATGAGAAGTAATGGAAGCTGAAGTTATAGATATTTTTAATGACCTTAAATTCAGAAAAAAGGCTTTCTTACTACAAACAACATTTCCATCACACTTGAATCCATCAGTGTGTGTAAACAAGCAGACTGTGAGTCCACGTCCCCGTCTGACCACGAAGGGAAGCTTTCATGAACGGCTTCTGGGTGGAGGCGGAGTCTGCACTTCAGGAGCTCCAAGTTCAAGTCTCATTCATCCGTGCCTTCAGTGAACGGCACCGTGTGCCGGCGCCGGCCTTCTGCAGAACGCTGAGGCCTGAAAGCATCGTCTCTGCGCAAACCTCTCaggacccctcccacccccgTCAGAACGGGGCAGTCTTCAGGTGGGTCACTGTCCAGGATCACGACACAGCAGAAATCCCGTCCTGAGTCGGGGAAACACCAGCCCACGTCTGCGTGGGAAGATCAAGAGCCAGGAGTTGACGCTGTTCCCCATCTCAAACACCAGGTGGCAGTGTCTTCTCACAGTCAGGGGGGGCTGCAGTCCGGCTGTGTGTGTTCGctgaaacacagaagaaacccggactttaaaaaatatctacAGCGAATTCTACTGAAATGTGCCGACTCAGCCAGGGATCCAGGTTTGTCTCATTTGCAGCTAAATGCTGAACCCAGAGAAGACTAGGGGTCCACAACTGGAGCCCCCACTGTGGCTCTTTGGGCTTGAAGAAATATATCGATGATTTAAATCAACTTcttttagttcattttattaattttagttGTTCAAGTGTCAGATAAATGagcaaaaatcattttaaaaggtttaatctACTGGTATTAGAAAAAGCTTAAAGCACATATTCTGATCTAGTCTAGTTTCTGTTTAGCTGCAAGTTACATTTGCATTAATATGCAtagatttttaattaaaattagatTCTACAACACTGTTGTTTCTATTCAatagtaaaaagagaaaaaggacgATGGTGCACCAGAGTTATGATGGAAATGAtcaagtttgacttttttattttaatttcagcaAAACTCCTGCAGCAGGAAGATCGTATTGACACgg is drawn from Oryzias latipes chromosome 22, ASM223467v1 and contains these coding sequences:
- the npas3 gene encoding neuronal PAS domain-containing protein 3 isoform X1; its protein translation is MIRIFPDFSVQVTASAAGGAGGGGGAGGGMMAGPPVGRVPVPGATNGTPQSLQGITAYQQSDPYWERPSNAGSCSSARPKTLHLAGQQHTSSPWLQALRKEKSRDAARSRRGKENFEFYELAKMLPLPGAITSQLDKASIIRLTISYLKMRDFANQGDPPWNLRIEGPPPNTSVKAIGSQRRRSPSAVASEIFEPHLGSHILQSLDGFVFALNKEGRFLYISETVSIYLGLSQVELTGSSVFDYIHPGDHVEMAEQLGMKLPPGRGMSLSQAAINEDGASSASSSSHSETPEPVESSSPSLLAPDNSLERSFFIRMKSTLTKRGVHIKSSGYKVIHITGRLRIRMALTHSRSVPNQIMGMVVVAHALPPPTINEVRIDCQMFVTRVNMDLKIVYCENRISDYMDLTPVEIVGKRCYQFIHAEDVEGIRQSHLDLLNKGQCVTKYYRWIQKNGGYIWIQSSATIAVNTKNSSEKNIIWVNYVLSNPEYKDTPIDISQLPNLPEKTSESSESSESESESKENSDSENTKPEEKSIQHPEGDAEPELDGKRQHQSSSQQEMKRHEEDSSSNPESQESDDSLEASDGEQEHDQAIRAGGGTGPGLERLARLGSLEGLSAISGLDNLGALPIKVEHYGEGEEAQLHNSLTSSSEEEEDEDEAEGGEGQDCNNAGIQNCRKRRKVQKWDGSRSRRLRLSTAPPSPVTAGEAPSQVNSSGAASITPPHLLTSGGSPKSAAASVLKIKTEMVEPINFDNDSSIWNYPPNREISRNEAPYSMTSKPTPGGHESFPPSQGGDLQVVIPESVLTPPGAEGAGGRKPPFNGNSAPSSSSSATSLAPPSNTSSADPLSPPLSASPRDKLQATPTTSSSSSSSSSSSSSLVYSGDLEALQRLQAGNMVLPLVHRVSGTLDSTSTAASRVYTTGTIRYAPADVTLAMAQSNLLPNATMNFVDGPGFGLDPKTPMEMLYHHVHRLNMSAAAAATGPFVGSPPPTGNGSLGGQVPTTANVFTTAEGLFSTLPFPVYSNGIHTTQTALERKED